In a single window of the Flavivirga spongiicola genome:
- a CDS encoding RagB/SusD family nutrient uptake outer membrane protein has translation MMNTKYKSILLMICIFIYASCDDVLDKENLSDAGPDLVWNDEVLANGFLSDIYSDNIDGWPTGAAGITDNDEGGGSLLYGELSPGSVGGNFISNSYEALRNIHILLENVGTGSISVEAQNLMRGQALFFRAKIYFELVNTFGGVPIILKVLDLNNDDLNIPRSKTSECIAQILTDLDEAITLLPDNYADQGADYGRITKGAAMAYKGRVLLHYASELFDPTQSAGRWQAAYDANKAALTYLEGQGKGLHPSYSGMWFDEGPGNPEAIMVTQYSVDAGHANDAGQRPWVVALGTGYYFNKGTIGLFDAYPMKDGKMINDPTSAYTYNSTAFWLNRDPRFTDTFSWNGDLWPLNTGSPTRTSDIQWSFQESRIESQGNGFITRSGLDTRKAVDGSIVDTEANSSPTDWMEIRFTEVLLNTIEAANEIGNTAEAYAALQDIRERAGVEAGGDGLYGLQVGMDVDQMRDAILLERRIELVFEGKRAQDLKRRRLYATVMNGNVRRGYVIKKTAAFDALEPANDNILDDRKILEGLVLSGTVDLNDPVDYNTYFTTTFRSIERLGSEIADGDTVNYLDHYYFRDIPQNDLDRNPALEQTEGWPNGTFNPLD, from the coding sequence ATGATGAATACAAAATATAAAAGTATACTTTTAATGATATGCATATTTATATATGCAAGTTGTGATGATGTTTTAGACAAAGAAAACTTATCCGATGCAGGACCTGATCTTGTTTGGAATGATGAAGTTCTGGCAAATGGTTTTTTAAGTGATATTTACAGTGATAATATAGATGGGTGGCCTACTGGGGCTGCTGGTATTACAGATAATGATGAGGGCGGAGGCTCTTTATTGTATGGAGAGTTATCGCCGGGTTCGGTTGGTGGAAATTTTATTAGTAATTCTTATGAAGCTTTAAGAAATATTCATATTTTATTAGAGAATGTTGGTACCGGGTCTATTTCTGTTGAAGCACAAAACTTAATGAGAGGGCAGGCATTATTTTTTAGAGCAAAAATATATTTTGAGTTAGTAAATACGTTTGGAGGTGTACCTATCATATTAAAAGTATTAGATTTAAATAATGATGATCTTAATATACCAAGAAGTAAAACGTCTGAATGCATCGCTCAAATTTTGACAGATTTAGATGAAGCAATAACTTTGCTGCCAGATAATTATGCAGATCAAGGGGCTGATTATGGTAGAATAACAAAAGGGGCAGCCATGGCTTATAAAGGGCGTGTATTGTTGCATTATGCTAGTGAACTGTTTGATCCTACACAAAGTGCGGGGCGTTGGCAAGCTGCTTATGATGCTAATAAAGCCGCACTAACCTATTTAGAAGGACAAGGAAAAGGTTTACACCCTAGTTATTCAGGTATGTGGTTTGATGAAGGGCCTGGTAACCCTGAGGCAATTATGGTTACACAGTATAGTGTTGATGCTGGTCATGCAAATGATGCGGGACAAAGACCGTGGGTTGTGGCATTAGGGACAGGTTATTATTTTAATAAGGGAACTATTGGTTTGTTCGATGCTTACCCAATGAAAGATGGTAAGATGATTAATGACCCTACTTCAGCATATACATATAATTCGACTGCGTTTTGGTTAAATAGAGACCCTAGATTTACAGATACATTTTCTTGGAATGGAGATCTTTGGCCTTTAAATACTGGAAGCCCAACTAGAACGAGTGATATACAGTGGTCATTCCAGGAATCTCGTATAGAAAGTCAAGGTAATGGTTTTATAACAAGATCTGGACTTGATACTAGAAAAGCAGTTGATGGTTCGATAGTCGATACCGAAGCAAACAGTTCACCAACGGATTGGATGGAAATTCGATTTACAGAGGTTTTATTAAACACTATAGAAGCAGCAAATGAAATTGGAAATACGGCAGAAGCATATGCTGCTTTGCAAGACATTCGTGAACGCGCTGGAGTAGAGGCAGGTGGAGATGGTTTATACGGTTTACAAGTAGGTATGGATGTAGACCAAATGAGAGACGCTATTTTATTGGAAAGACGTATAGAACTTGTTTTTGAAGGTAAAAGAGCTCAAGATTTAAAACGACGTAGATTGTATGCAACTGTTATGAATGGTAATGTTAGACGCGGGTATGTTATTAAAAAAACAGCAGCATTTGATGCATTAGAACCTGCAAATGACAATATATTGGATGACAGAAAAATCCTTGAAGGCCTTGTACTTTCAGGAACAGTAGATTTAAATGATCCAGTTGATTACAATACTTACTTTACAACAACATTTAGAAGTATTGAAAGACTAGGAAGTGAAATTGCTGATGGAGATACTGTAAATTATTTGGATCATTATTATTTTAGAGATATTCCTCAAAATGATTTGGATAGAAATCCTGCTTTAGAGCAAACTGAGGGTTGGCCAAATGGTACTTTCAACCCTTTAGACTAA
- a CDS encoding VCBS repeat-containing protein yields the protein MNLILKKPRYKFIILFYLITMLSRCDKPKQLRELKEETVEFKESVSTFTLLDASSTKINFKNTLQQTTENNIFVYKGFYKGGGVAIGDINNDGLQDIYFTGNQVSDKLYLNKGNLGFEDITEKAGILNKGGWSTYVTIVDVNNDGFKDIYVCKSLYDDKVTLRENELYINNGDTSFTESAKAFGLNDNHRTTQANFFDFDRDGDLDVFMINQPKNASILAPRKDEKLIEPYENYRLLENVNGKFIQKSDNGNLSNYGYGLSSTIADFNNDGWQDIYVANDYKGPDFFYINNKDGTFSNKIYKNIKHTSYFSMGSDVGDVNNDGLLDFVELDMVAEDNFKLKSNMSAMNPNEFWTNVSKGGHYQYMFNTLQLNNGTDSNGNMLFSEIGQIAGIASTDWSWSPLLADFDNDGLLDLFVTNGIRHEIGNTDALKKLDTYIGNTLQKHQLNNQKDADIWKYLDLETILSFFPSNKIKNYMYKNSNGLKFENKTDDWGLGHSRFSTGAAYADLDNDGDLDLVINNIDDVVDVYENNTNQKNDNNYLRILFTSKGKQKSFIGTRVTIFHKNGIQTSQLTNARGINSSSEEVIHFGLGKIKHIDSLKIDWSHGKSSILKDIKANQTLKVEVDNLKKHPSKNLKKQYYFEDITERSNVTYIHRENRFDDYEREVLLPHRMSTLGSGIAIADVNRDGLEDFYIGGPLNCDGKLLIQTSHGTFNEKSLALPQLNREDMGSVFFDADNDGDQDIYVVSGGNESEINSLNYQDRLYINSGNGSFRLSINTLPEITASGSRVKSADFDNDGDMDLFVGGRQVPGKYPEPAQSYILKNQLVETGKLSFLNTNNDVLNKLGMVTDAVWTDFDGDKDLDLLVVGMWMPITVLENTNGIFSNSTTKFNFENTAGWWFSITKGDIDNDGDEDFVLGNLGLNYKYKTTEKEPFSVHYGDFDNSGKNDIVLSYYNYGQQYPVRGKSCSTQQIPEIKNKFKTYNDFAASSLVDVYGETSLSNSLLHYQAKTFESITIENKGKGNYEIRPLPDLAQISNINSSVIYDVDKDGINDLIIAGNLYGSEIETPRNDASLGLFLKGKGAFQFSPILMQNSGLNISYDVKEIKLINHLQGKALVVGVNNGKTKLIKIN from the coding sequence ATGAATTTAATTTTAAAAAAACCGAGATATAAGTTTATAATTCTTTTTTATTTAATTACAATGTTGAGTCGTTGTGATAAACCAAAACAATTAAGGGAATTAAAAGAAGAAACAGTTGAATTTAAAGAGTCCGTATCTACATTCACTTTACTAGACGCTTCTAGTACAAAAATCAATTTTAAAAATACATTACAACAAACAACTGAAAACAACATATTTGTTTATAAAGGTTTCTATAAAGGAGGCGGAGTAGCTATTGGAGATATTAATAATGATGGACTTCAGGATATTTATTTTACAGGAAATCAGGTCTCAGATAAATTATACCTCAATAAAGGGAATCTGGGATTTGAAGACATTACGGAGAAAGCAGGTATACTAAACAAAGGAGGTTGGTCAACATATGTTACTATTGTAGATGTAAACAACGATGGATTTAAAGATATATATGTATGCAAAAGTTTGTATGATGATAAAGTAACTCTTAGAGAAAATGAATTATACATTAATAATGGAGATACAAGCTTTACCGAATCTGCTAAAGCATTTGGTTTAAATGATAATCATAGAACGACACAAGCTAATTTTTTTGATTTTGATAGAGATGGCGATTTGGATGTTTTTATGATAAATCAACCCAAAAACGCTTCCATACTAGCTCCTCGAAAAGATGAAAAGTTAATTGAACCCTATGAAAATTATAGGTTGCTTGAAAATGTAAACGGAAAGTTTATTCAAAAATCAGATAACGGTAATCTATCCAATTATGGATATGGATTAAGCTCAACCATTGCCGATTTTAATAATGACGGTTGGCAGGATATTTATGTAGCGAACGATTATAAAGGACCAGACTTTTTTTATATAAATAATAAGGACGGAACCTTCAGTAATAAAATTTATAAAAACATTAAACATACATCCTACTTTAGTATGGGCTCTGATGTTGGAGACGTTAACAATGATGGTTTATTAGATTTTGTAGAACTAGATATGGTGGCTGAAGATAATTTTAAGCTGAAAAGTAATATGAGTGCCATGAATCCAAATGAATTTTGGACGAATGTTAGTAAAGGCGGACATTATCAATACATGTTTAACACTTTGCAATTAAACAATGGTACTGACTCAAATGGAAATATGCTATTTAGCGAAATAGGTCAAATAGCAGGCATTGCTAGCACCGATTGGAGTTGGTCCCCATTGCTGGCCGATTTTGATAATGATGGTTTACTAGATTTATTTGTCACTAACGGAATTCGTCATGAAATTGGTAATACAGATGCGCTAAAAAAATTAGACACTTATATTGGAAATACTCTACAAAAGCATCAACTAAATAATCAAAAAGATGCTGATATATGGAAGTATTTAGATTTAGAAACCATACTATCCTTTTTTCCTTCAAATAAGATAAAAAATTACATGTATAAAAACAGTAATGGATTAAAATTTGAAAACAAAACAGACGATTGGGGCTTAGGCCATAGTAGGTTTTCTACAGGTGCAGCTTATGCGGATTTAGATAATGATGGCGATTTGGATTTGGTAATTAATAATATAGATGATGTGGTAGATGTATATGAAAATAATACAAATCAAAAAAACGATAATAATTATCTAAGAATTCTTTTTACAAGTAAAGGGAAACAGAAAAGTTTTATAGGAACAAGAGTGACTATATTCCATAAAAATGGTATTCAAACCTCACAATTAACCAACGCAAGAGGTATTAATTCGAGCAGTGAAGAGGTCATACACTTTGGACTTGGAAAAATAAAACATATTGATAGTTTAAAGATAGACTGGAGTCATGGTAAATCCTCAATTTTAAAAGACATAAAGGCAAATCAAACATTAAAGGTTGAAGTAGATAATTTAAAAAAACACCCTTCTAAGAACCTTAAAAAACAATATTATTTTGAAGATATTACAGAAAGATCTAATGTAACATATATACATCGAGAAAATAGGTTTGATGATTATGAACGAGAAGTATTATTGCCTCATAGAATGTCTACTTTGGGGTCTGGTATTGCTATAGCAGATGTTAATAGAGATGGGTTAGAAGATTTTTATATTGGAGGCCCGTTAAATTGTGATGGTAAGCTACTAATCCAAACTAGTCATGGTACATTTAATGAAAAGAGTTTAGCACTACCACAGCTTAATAGAGAAGACATGGGGAGTGTCTTTTTTGATGCCGATAACGATGGCGATCAAGATATTTATGTGGTTTCTGGCGGAAATGAATCAGAAATTAATTCGCTAAATTATCAAGATAGATTATATATCAATTCGGGGAATGGAAGTTTTAGGTTGTCAATAAATACGCTACCTGAAATTACGGCTAGCGGTTCTAGAGTAAAATCGGCTGATTTTGATAATGATGGTGACATGGATTTGTTTGTGGGAGGTAGGCAAGTACCAGGGAAATATCCTGAGCCTGCACAAAGTTATATCTTGAAGAATCAATTGGTAGAAACCGGAAAGCTTAGTTTTTTAAATACTAATAATGACGTATTAAATAAATTGGGTATGGTAACAGATGCGGTTTGGACTGATTTTGATGGAGACAAAGATTTAGATTTGTTAGTAGTGGGTATGTGGATGCCCATAACCGTTTTAGAGAATACAAACGGTATATTTTCTAACAGTACGACTAAATTTAATTTTGAAAACACAGCAGGATGGTGGTTTAGTATAACCAAAGGCGATATAGATAATGATGGAGACGAAGATTTTGTTTTGGGTAACCTTGGACTAAACTATAAATATAAAACAACAGAAAAAGAACCCTTTTCCGTTCATTACGGTGATTTTGACAACAGTGGAAAAAATGATATTGTATTAAGTTATTACAACTACGGTCAGCAATACCCTGTAAGAGGTAAGTCCTGTTCTACGCAACAAATACCCGAAATAAAAAATAAGTTTAAAACATATAATGATTTTGCAGCATCAAGTTTGGTAGATGTATATGGAGAAACATCATTAAGTAATTCTCTTTTACATTATCAAGCTAAGACCTTTGAAAGTATTACTATTGAAAACAAGGGAAAAGGAAATTATGAAATAAGGCCTTTGCCCGATTTAGCACAAATATCAAATATAAACAGTTCAGTAATTTACGATGTCGATAAAGATGGTATAAATGATTTAATAATTGCTGGGAATTTATACGGATCAGAGATTGAAACACCAAGAAACGATGCTAGTTTAGGCTTGTTTTTAAAAGGAAAAGGGGCATTTCAATTTTCACCAATTTTGATGCAAAATAGTGGTTTAAATATTTCGTACGATGTTAAAGAAATTAAGCTTATAAACCATCTACAGGGAAAAGCTTTAGTTGTTGGTGTTAATAATGGAAAGACAAAACTGATAAAAATAAATTAG
- a CDS encoding LamG-like jellyroll fold domain-containing protein, with the protein MSTWCMLLFCELTFANKQEPLPINISEIQSFIPHHVKIKNHEKTGTSYLFNGADSYIEFNEQFDNTFSFCAWIKPADLLKKNMAIVGIPEAFWLRTTTNRELQFTQPSVRDDNTEGLLLSADNWIFVSFVIDFPSTKIYLNTKLVGEFQWGREKGEWQNQVLIGKDNWREDFHGSMQNIQIYKEAIGENTIKKLFEKRPYSESITDGIVLYHSFNTPKRFYSAGEYSETFNVSFLRDSLKGNVAEFNGKDSYIDFGKLPIDNAVTISAWVKQNEFNRDYGAIAALGHAYAFRITTDGALLFTIPQIIDITDSDARIVQDKWQHIAVTFKEQQGVTFYLNGEKIDFFEIKEYQPVVKELQVGTNLWNDFYKGQIDDLVVWNKPLSDIEVKKVFEKESSFWEVNIKEKQTRTPDVFVLVIILFILGLAYVFYNRKKRKQVVDIASSTDPFEQKIREIVFQNLSDSKFSVNEFAEAMNMSKTKLYNEIKTSINKSPKEYIREIRIIEAARLLKETNIPVTEVIFETGFESRAYFNKCFKEIYNLTPSEYRKNTL; encoded by the coding sequence TTGAGTACATGGTGTATGCTTTTGTTTTGTGAACTGACTTTTGCAAATAAGCAAGAGCCATTGCCTATTAATATTTCCGAAATACAATCATTTATACCACACCATGTTAAGATAAAAAATCACGAAAAAACAGGAACTTCATACCTATTTAATGGAGCGGACTCGTATATAGAGTTTAATGAACAATTCGATAATACGTTTTCTTTTTGTGCCTGGATAAAACCTGCTGATTTGCTAAAAAAAAATATGGCAATTGTTGGTATTCCAGAAGCCTTTTGGTTAAGGACAACAACTAATAGAGAGTTACAATTTACCCAACCGAGTGTGCGTGACGATAATACCGAAGGACTTTTATTAAGTGCAGATAATTGGATTTTTGTATCATTTGTTATTGATTTCCCAAGTACAAAAATTTATCTAAACACCAAATTAGTTGGTGAGTTCCAATGGGGGAGAGAAAAAGGTGAATGGCAAAATCAGGTTTTAATTGGAAAGGACAATTGGCGTGAAGATTTTCATGGTTCCATGCAAAATATTCAAATTTACAAAGAAGCCATTGGTGAAAATACCATAAAAAAATTATTCGAAAAACGCCCTTATTCAGAATCGATAACAGATGGAATTGTACTGTATCATTCATTTAATACTCCTAAAAGATTTTATTCTGCGGGCGAGTATTCAGAAACTTTTAATGTTAGTTTTTTGAGAGATTCATTAAAAGGAAATGTTGCCGAGTTTAATGGGAAGGACAGTTACATTGATTTTGGAAAACTGCCGATTGACAATGCTGTAACAATTTCTGCCTGGGTAAAACAAAATGAATTTAATCGCGATTATGGTGCCATTGCAGCTCTGGGGCATGCCTATGCATTCAGAATAACAACCGATGGAGCTTTGCTTTTCACAATCCCTCAGATAATTGATATAACTGATAGCGATGCCAGAATTGTTCAAGATAAATGGCAACATATAGCAGTGACTTTTAAAGAACAGCAAGGAGTTACATTTTATCTGAATGGAGAAAAAATAGATTTCTTTGAGATTAAAGAATATCAGCCAGTAGTTAAAGAGTTGCAAGTTGGAACCAATCTTTGGAATGATTTCTATAAAGGACAAATCGATGATCTGGTTGTTTGGAATAAACCCCTTTCTGATATAGAAGTAAAAAAAGTTTTTGAGAAAGAAAGTAGCTTTTGGGAAGTAAATATTAAAGAAAAACAGACAAGAACACCTGATGTATTTGTGTTAGTAATTATTTTGTTTATTCTGGGGCTAGCTTATGTTTTTTATAATAGGAAAAAGAGAAAACAAGTTGTTGATATTGCCTCTTCTACAGATCCTTTTGAGCAAAAAATTCGTGAAATAGTTTTTCAGAACTTATCTGATTCGAAATTTTCAGTAAATGAATTTGCTGAGGCAATGAATATGAGCAAGACAAAACTGTACAATGAAATTAAGACTTCAATAAACAAATCACCCAAAGAATACATTCGTGAGATTCGAATAATTGAAGCTGCTCGTTTATTAAAAGAAACAAATATTCCAGTTACAGAAGTTATTTTTGAA
- a CDS encoding VCBS repeat-containing protein codes for MTHYIFLISMTYFAQITFGQKEQQVFRQITAEHSKLLFNNKIEETSQFNYYLFMHMYMGAGVATADFNNDGLVDVYFTSSMGENKLYLNKGNLQFEDITEKAKVKGEGGFYTGVTTVDINNDGWLDLYVCRSGPESDAIQKNLLYINNKDLTFKESSIMYGLSEITSHSIQSNFFDYDNDGDLDVYIANTPVKFKLANEIVDVEKIYSDPASKLYGGSDKLYRNNGDLTFTDVSKEAGIKPDIFFGLTTSVGDFNNDGWKDIFVTNDFAGPDFLYMNNGDGTFNNKAKEFFQHTSNYSMGADVADINNDGYQDIFALDMLPQDYKRSKVSMSMMPRDVMYNMVKSGYHWQYMHNVMQINNGVFTKNKPLFKDLSYFAGIESTDWSWSCLIADFDLDGFNDIHVTNGILRDVTNMDARIDEKKYVKSLKEKKDINVGENELKKVRALYPSVKLKNYLFKNNGDITFKNISSEENVGQPSFSNGSAYADFDNDGDLDLICNNINDHAFLFENLSANKGNHYLKIGFKGQKNNHFGYGAKVKIFNKKTIQVKEMQTTRGYFSASEPLIHFGLGKAKMIDSLEVTWSDGKRQKLYNVKADKKLLLNYKDATEFSNKSELVKTYFTKTNDILSEEYKHIDFSYDDFKDQLLLPHKLSSKGPCLAVGDINKDGLQDFFVGGATLFSGAIYVQQQSGKFSFSPQLDFDLDKKSEDMAALFFDVNNDGFDDLYVVSGSYEKDENSEDLFDRLYLNDGTGQFKKSLNALPVLKNYGSCITTLDYDKDGDLDVFIGGDAAKGKYPYPASSHLLENVNGVFKKVLNIEAIAELGMVTDAISTDFDEDGDTDLIVVGEWMPITFLENSDGNFKNTTKKLGFSKTSGWWNVIVKADVDNDGDFDYIAGNLGLNYKFHANKEKPFHIYGSDFDKTGSVDIVLAKDINNKLFPVRGKMCSTEQMPFIKDKFPTFTGFAEANLIDIYGVSSLEEALHLKADEFRSSIIRNKGKGKFSIEPLPNEAQYALVNGIVCDDFDDDGYLDILLAGNKYEAEVETSRADAGTGVFLRGNANGEFEAMPSWKSGFFVPGNIKALKGIQTKRGKILLVGENNALLHVFKGY; via the coding sequence ATGACGCACTATATATTTTTAATAAGTATGACGTATTTTGCTCAAATTACTTTTGGACAAAAGGAGCAACAAGTATTCAGACAAATAACAGCTGAACATTCTAAGTTGCTTTTTAATAATAAAATAGAAGAAACATCTCAATTCAATTATTACCTTTTTATGCATATGTATATGGGAGCAGGTGTGGCTACTGCCGATTTTAATAATGATGGTTTAGTAGATGTTTATTTTACTTCCAGTATGGGAGAGAACAAATTGTATCTTAATAAAGGAAATTTACAATTTGAAGATATTACAGAAAAAGCAAAGGTGAAAGGAGAAGGGGGCTTTTATACAGGGGTAACAACAGTAGATATAAATAATGATGGTTGGTTAGATCTTTATGTTTGTAGATCTGGACCAGAAAGTGATGCCATTCAAAAAAACCTGTTGTATATAAATAATAAAGATTTAACTTTTAAAGAATCATCGATAATGTATGGTCTGTCAGAAATTACAAGCCATTCTATTCAATCTAATTTTTTTGATTATGATAATGATGGCGATTTAGATGTGTATATAGCAAATACACCAGTTAAGTTTAAACTAGCCAACGAAATTGTTGATGTTGAAAAAATATATAGCGACCCAGCTAGTAAGCTATACGGAGGTTCAGATAAGTTATATAGAAATAATGGAGATTTAACGTTTACTGATGTGTCGAAAGAAGCAGGAATTAAACCAGATATTTTCTTCGGACTTACAACATCTGTAGGCGATTTTAATAATGACGGCTGGAAGGATATTTTTGTGACAAATGATTTTGCAGGACCAGATTTTCTCTATATGAATAATGGAGATGGGACTTTTAATAATAAAGCTAAAGAGTTTTTTCAACATACTTCAAATTATAGTATGGGAGCAGACGTCGCAGACATAAATAATGATGGATATCAAGATATTTTTGCATTAGATATGTTGCCACAAGATTATAAACGCTCTAAGGTTTCAATGAGTATGATGCCTAGAGACGTTATGTACAACATGGTAAAATCTGGTTACCATTGGCAGTATATGCATAATGTTATGCAAATTAATAATGGGGTTTTTACTAAGAACAAACCTCTTTTTAAAGATCTCAGTTATTTTGCAGGTATTGAGAGTACAGATTGGAGTTGGTCATGTTTAATTGCCGATTTTGATTTAGACGGATTTAATGATATTCATGTAACAAATGGCATATTGAGAGATGTTACTAATATGGATGCACGTATTGATGAAAAGAAATACGTTAAAAGTTTAAAAGAAAAAAAGGACATAAATGTTGGTGAGAATGAACTTAAAAAAGTAAGAGCACTTTACCCTTCCGTTAAGCTAAAAAACTATCTATTTAAAAATAATGGAGACATTACATTTAAGAATATTAGTTCAGAAGAGAATGTTGGTCAACCATCATTTTCTAATGGTTCGGCTTATGCGGATTTTGATAATGATGGCGATTTAGATTTAATATGTAATAATATAAATGACCATGCTTTTTTATTTGAAAACCTATCGGCCAATAAAGGAAATCACTATTTAAAAATTGGCTTTAAAGGGCAAAAAAATAATCACTTTGGCTATGGAGCTAAAGTGAAAATTTTTAATAAAAAAACAATACAAGTAAAAGAAATGCAAACCACGCGTGGTTATTTTTCAGCATCAGAGCCTTTGATACATTTCGGGCTGGGAAAAGCAAAAATGATAGATAGCTTAGAGGTAACTTGGTCAGATGGAAAACGGCAGAAACTTTACAATGTAAAGGCAGATAAAAAGTTATTATTAAATTATAAGGATGCAACTGAATTCTCAAATAAGAGCGAATTAGTTAAAACGTATTTCACAAAAACTAACGATATCTTATCAGAAGAATATAAGCATATTGATTTTTCTTATGATGATTTTAAAGATCAATTATTATTGCCTCATAAGTTATCTTCAAAAGGACCATGTTTAGCTGTTGGCGATATTAATAAAGATGGTTTACAGGATTTTTTTGTTGGAGGAGCAACACTGTTTTCTGGAGCAATTTATGTGCAGCAACAGTCGGGAAAATTTAGTTTCTCCCCGCAACTTGATTTTGATTTAGATAAGAAAAGTGAAGATATGGCGGCTCTTTTTTTTGATGTAAATAATGATGGATTTGATGACCTATATGTTGTAAGTGGTAGCTATGAAAAAGATGAAAATAGTGAAGATTTATTTGATAGGTTATATTTAAATGATGGAACGGGGCAATTTAAAAAAAGTTTAAATGCCCTTCCTGTATTAAAAAACTATGGATCTTGTATCACAACACTTGACTATGACAAGGATGGTGATTTGGATGTGTTTATTGGAGGTGATGCAGCCAAAGGAAAATATCCCTATCCTGCCTCTAGTCATTTATTAGAAAATGTTAATGGTGTATTTAAGAAAGTTTTAAATATAGAGGCTATTGCAGAATTAGGAATGGTTACTGATGCCATTTCAACTGATTTTGATGAAGATGGGGACACAGATTTAATTGTTGTGGGCGAGTGGATGCCGATTACTTTTTTGGAAAACAGTGATGGAAACTTTAAAAATACCACAAAAAAACTTGGATTTTCAAAAACTTCAGGATGGTGGAATGTTATTGTAAAGGCAGATGTTGATAATGATGGAGATTTTGATTATATAGCTGGAAACCTGGGGTTAAATTATAAGTTTCATGCTAATAAAGAAAAACCATTTCATATTTATGGTAGTGATTTTGACAAAACAGGATCTGTTGATATCGTATTAGCTAAAGATATAAATAACAAACTTTTTCCAGTAAGAGGTAAAATGTGCTCAACAGAGCAAATGCCTTTCATTAAAGATAAATTCCCTACGTTCACAGGTTTTGCAGAAGCTAATCTAATAGATATTTATGGTGTTTCTTCTTTAGAAGAAGCATTACATCTTAAGGCAGATGAATTTAGATCATCAATTATTAGAAATAAAGGAAAAGGAAAGTTTAGTATAGAGCCTTTACCAAATGAAGCTCAATATGCCTTAGTGAATGGTATTGTCTGTGATGATTTTGATGATGACGGATATTTAGATATACTATTAGCAGGAAATAAATATGAAGCAGAAGTAGAAACGAGTAGAGCAGATGCTGGTACAGGAGTTTTCTTAAGGGGAAATGCAAATGGAGAGTTTGAGGCCATGCCTTCATGGAAAAGTGGTTTTTTTGTTCCGGGAAATATAAAAGCATTAAAAGGTATACAAACCAAACGAGGAAAAATACTCCTTGTTGGTGAAAATAATGCATTGTTGCATGTATTTAAAGGCTATTAA